In Sorghum bicolor cultivar BTx623 chromosome 10, Sorghum_bicolor_NCBIv3, whole genome shotgun sequence, one genomic interval encodes:
- the LOC110431247 gene encoding uncharacterized protein LOC110431247 isoform X2: MIFLLHLFFQMSLFCSLNFPVCLGELPIHNQAIHEAQKPSEDITDSLEVAGVGAFNSVERLMPSLFKLEIQRYRLRVFPITTTVKIGFKGPPGLTTSVPVLCTTQKKLCESWQDLAVVTKFPSQR, encoded by the exons ATGATTTTTCTGTTGCACCTGTTCTTTCAGATGTCTCTGTTCTGCTCTCTGAACTTCCCAGTATGTCTGGGTGAATTACCAATACATAATCAAGCTATTCATGAAGCTCAAAAGCCATCAGAGGATATCACCGATAGCCTCGAGGTCGCTGGTGTTGGAGCCTTCAATTCAGTCGAAAGA CTGATGCCTTCCTTGTTCAAGCTGGAGATCCAGAGGTACCGCCTTAGGGTTTTTCCAATCACAACAACTGTCAAAATTG GTTTCAAAGGGCCACCAGGTTTGACAACCTCAG TTCCAGTTTTGTGCACAACTCAAAAGAAGCTATGTGAAAGTTGGCAGGATCTAGCTGTTGTCACAAAATTTCCATCTCAGAG ATGA
- the LOC110431247 gene encoding uncharacterized protein LOC110431247 isoform X1: MIFLLHLFFQMSLFCSLNFPVCLGELPIHNQAIHEAQKPSEDITDSLEVAGVGAFNSVERLMPSLFKLEIQRYRLRVFPITTTVKIGFKGPPGLTTSVPVLCTTQKKLCESWQDLAVVTKFPSQRYFSRS, encoded by the exons ATGATTTTTCTGTTGCACCTGTTCTTTCAGATGTCTCTGTTCTGCTCTCTGAACTTCCCAGTATGTCTGGGTGAATTACCAATACATAATCAAGCTATTCATGAAGCTCAAAAGCCATCAGAGGATATCACCGATAGCCTCGAGGTCGCTGGTGTTGGAGCCTTCAATTCAGTCGAAAGA CTGATGCCTTCCTTGTTCAAGCTGGAGATCCAGAGGTACCGCCTTAGGGTTTTTCCAATCACAACAACTGTCAAAATTG GTTTCAAAGGGCCACCAGGTTTGACAACCTCAG TTCCAGTTTTGTGCACAACTCAAAAGAAGCTATGTGAAAGTTGGCAGGATCTAGCTGTTGTCACAAAATTTCCATCTCAGAGGTACTTCTCAAGGTCATAA
- the LOC110431247 gene encoding uncharacterized protein LOC110431247 isoform X3 has translation MSLFCSLNFPVCLGELPIHNQAIHEAQKPSEDITDSLEVAGVGAFNSVERLMPSLFKLEIQRYRLRVFPITTTVKIGFKGPPGLTTSVPVLCTTQKKLCESWQDLAVVTKFPSQRYFSRS, from the exons ATGTCTCTGTTCTGCTCTCTGAACTTCCCAGTATGTCTGGGTGAATTACCAATACATAATCAAGCTATTCATGAAGCTCAAAAGCCATCAGAGGATATCACCGATAGCCTCGAGGTCGCTGGTGTTGGAGCCTTCAATTCAGTCGAAAGA CTGATGCCTTCCTTGTTCAAGCTGGAGATCCAGAGGTACCGCCTTAGGGTTTTTCCAATCACAACAACTGTCAAAATTG GTTTCAAAGGGCCACCAGGTTTGACAACCTCAG TTCCAGTTTTGTGCACAACTCAAAAGAAGCTATGTGAAAGTTGGCAGGATCTAGCTGTTGTCACAAAATTTCCATCTCAGAGGTACTTCTCAAGGTCATAA
- the LOC110431247 gene encoding uncharacterized protein LOC110431247 isoform X4: MIFLLHLFFQMSLFCSLNFPVCLGELPIHNQAIHEAQKPSEDITDSLEVAGVGAFNSVERLMPSLFKLEIQRYRLRVFPITTTVKIGFKGPPGLTTSEEFQFCAQLKRSYVKVGRI; encoded by the exons ATGATTTTTCTGTTGCACCTGTTCTTTCAGATGTCTCTGTTCTGCTCTCTGAACTTCCCAGTATGTCTGGGTGAATTACCAATACATAATCAAGCTATTCATGAAGCTCAAAAGCCATCAGAGGATATCACCGATAGCCTCGAGGTCGCTGGTGTTGGAGCCTTCAATTCAGTCGAAAGA CTGATGCCTTCCTTGTTCAAGCTGGAGATCCAGAGGTACCGCCTTAGGGTTTTTCCAATCACAACAACTGTCAAAATTG GTTTCAAAGGGCCACCAGGTTTGACAACCTCAG AAGAGTTCCAGTTTTGTGCACAACTCAAAAGAAGCTATGTGAAAGTTGGCAGGATCTAG
- the LOC110431229 gene encoding uncharacterized protein LOC110431229 isoform X1 gives MHAVAVCLEMVGEQSASRRLQACSDRQSFMLSRRLWAQCCDILYLTGSGSARTRNSLGLTRPQPRASGEGAVESSVGQSVIPSACALAADSISPSPEPQEVHKIRRSALLSSRRVGGAETGKQYLDMLLDILPNQDNPFRRPIDAMLCHGTFPWIYSFGAVQSSLS, from the exons ATGCACGCCGTAGCAGTGTGCCTGGAGATGGTTGGCGAGCAATCTGCTTCGAGACGGTTGCAGGCTTGCAGCGACCGTCAGTCTTTCATGCTCTCCCGTCGTCTCTGGGCACAATGTTGTGACATCCTTTATCTCACAG GGTCAGGTAGCGCAAGAACTCGAAACAGTCTCGGACTGACACGGCCCCAACCGCGCGCGAGCGGCGAGGGCGCCGTAGAAAGCTCGGTCGGTCAGTCGGTGATTCCTTCAGCTTGCGCCCTGGCGGCTGACAGCATTTCCCCTTCTCCGGAGCCGCAGGAGGTACACAAAATTCGtcgctctgctctgctctcctCTCGGCGGGTGGGTGG GGCCGAGACAGGCAAGCAATATCTGGATATGCTTCTGGATATACTTCCAAATCAGGACAATCCTTTCAGGAG GCCCATTGATGCTATGCTTTGTCATGGAACATTCCCTTGGATCTACTCATTTGGTGCTGTTCAAAGCAGCCTAAGTTGA
- the LOC110431229 gene encoding uncharacterized protein LOC110431229 isoform X2 produces MHAVAVCLEMVGEQSASRRLQACSDRQSFMLSRRLWAQCCDILYLTGSGSARTRNSLGLTRPQPRASGEGAVESSVGQSVIPSACALAADSISPSPEPQEGRDRQAISGYASGYTSKSGQSFQEAH; encoded by the exons ATGCACGCCGTAGCAGTGTGCCTGGAGATGGTTGGCGAGCAATCTGCTTCGAGACGGTTGCAGGCTTGCAGCGACCGTCAGTCTTTCATGCTCTCCCGTCGTCTCTGGGCACAATGTTGTGACATCCTTTATCTCACAG GGTCAGGTAGCGCAAGAACTCGAAACAGTCTCGGACTGACACGGCCCCAACCGCGCGCGAGCGGCGAGGGCGCCGTAGAAAGCTCGGTCGGTCAGTCGGTGATTCCTTCAGCTTGCGCCCTGGCGGCTGACAGCATTTCCCCTTCTCCGGAGCCGCAGGAG GGCCGAGACAGGCAAGCAATATCTGGATATGCTTCTGGATATACTTCCAAATCAGGACAATCCTTTCAGGAG GCCCATTGA
- the LOC8061947 gene encoding ras-related protein RIC2: MAAGYRAEDDYDYLFKVVLIGDSGVGKSNLLSRFTRNEFSLESKSTIGVEFATRSLQVDGKVVKAQIWDTAGQERYRAITSAYYRGAVGALLVYDVTRHSTFENVERWLKELRDHTDPNIVVMLVGNKSDLRHLVAVQTDEGKAFAERESLYFMETSALESTNVENAFAEVLTQIYRIVSKRAVEAGEDAASGPGKGEKINIKDDVSAVKKGGCCSS, from the exons ATGGCGGCGGGCTACCGGGCGGAGGACGACTACGACTACCTCTTCAAGGTGGTCCTGATCGGCGACTCCGGCGTCGGCAAGTCCAACCTGCTCTCCCGCTTCACGCGCAACGAGTTCAGCCTCGAGTCCAAGTCCACCATCGGCGTCGAGTTCGCCACCCGCTCCCTCCAGGTCGACGGCAAGGTCGTCAAGGCCCAGATTTGGGACACAGCCGGCCAGGAACG ATATCGTGCTATTACTAGTGCATATTACAGAGGTGCTGTTGGAGCGTTGCTTGTATATGATGTCACTCGTCACTCAACTTTTGAGAACGTCGAGCGTTGGCTGAAGGAGTTGAGGGACCACACAGATCCCAATATAGTTGTTATGCTGGTTGGCAACAAATCTGATCTCCGCCATCTTGTAGCAGTTCAAACTGACGAGGGAAAGGCATTCGCAGAGAGAGAATCATTGTATTTCATGGAGACCTCTGCACTTGAGTCCACCAACGTCGAGAATGCATTTGCAGAGGTCTTAACCCAGATCTACCGCATTGTGAGTAAGAGAGCAGTTGAAGCGGGCGAAGATGCAGCATCTGGGCCTGGCAAGGGTGAGAAGATCAACATAAAGGATGATGTTTCGGCAGTGAAGAAGGgtggctgctgctctagctga